Proteins co-encoded in one Amaranthus tricolor cultivar Red isolate AtriRed21 chromosome 7, ASM2621246v1, whole genome shotgun sequence genomic window:
- the LOC130817411 gene encoding oxygen-evolving enhancer protein 1, chloroplastic, whose protein sequence is MAASLQASTTFLQPTKVASRNSLQIRSTPNVSKAFGVEPAAGRVCLSLQSDLKEFANKCVDATKLAGLALATSALIASGANAEGVPKRLTFDEIQSKTYMEVKGTGTANQCPTIDGGSDSFAFKPGKYSAKKFCLEPTKFRVKAESISKNAPPDFQDTKLMTRLTYTLDEIEGPFEVASDGTVKFEEKDGIDYAAVTVQLPGGERVPFLFTIKQLVATGKPDGFTGEFLVPSYRGSSFLDPKGRGGSTGYDNAVALPAGGRGDEEELQKENIKNAASSKGTITLKVTKSKPETGELIGVFESLQPSDTDLGAKTPKDVKIEGIWYAQLEQ, encoded by the exons ATGGCAGCCTCATTACAAGCATCAACAACATTCTTACAACCCACAAAAGTAGCATCAAGAAACAGCCTTCAAATAAGGTCTACCCCAAATGTTTCCAAGGCTTTTGGTGTTGAACCAGCTGCTGGTAGAGTCTGTCTTTCTCTACAATCTGATCTTAAGGAGTTTGCTAACAAGTGTGTTGATGCTACTAAACTAGCTGGTCTCGCTCTCGCTACTTCCGCCCTCATTGCCTCT GGGGCTAATGCTGAGGGAGTGCCAAAGAGACTAACCTTCGATGAGATTCAAAGCAAGACATACATGGAAGTCAAAGGAACCGGAACAGCTAACCAATGTCCAACCATTGATGGAGGATCCGATTCCTTTGCATTCAAGCCAGGCAAATACAGTGCCAAAAAATTCTGCCTTGAACCAACCAAGTTCAGAGTCAAAGCTGAAAGCATAAGCAAAAATGCCCCACCTGACTTCCAAGACACCAAGCTCATGACCCGTTTAACCTACACCCTCGATGAGATTGAAGGCCCATTCGAAGTTGCCTCAGACGGCACAGTCAAATTCGAGGAAAAAGATGGTATCGATTACGCTGCTGTAACTGTCCAACTTCCTGGTGGTGAACGCGTGCCATTCCTTTTCACCATCAAACAGCTTGTCGCTACTGGTAAACCCGATGGGTTTACTGGCGAGTTTTTAGTACCTTCATACCGTGGATCCTCCTTTTTGGACCCAAAGGGTAGAGGTGGATCCACAGGGTACGACAATGCGGTGGCATTGCCAGCAGGAGGAAGAGGTGATGAAGAAGAGTTACAGAAGGAGAATATTAAGAATGCTGCTTCTTCAAAGGGGACTATTACTTTGAAGGTTACAAAAAGTAAGCCTGAAACAGGGGAACTAATTGGTGTTTTTGAGAGTCTTCAGCCATCTGATACTGATTTGGGTGCTAAAACTCCCAAGGATGTTAAGATTGAAGGAATCTGGTATGCACAACTTGAGCAATAG